The Flaviramulus sp. BrNp1-15 genome has a window encoding:
- the recG gene encoding ATP-dependent DNA helicase RecG, with amino-acid sequence MNTNLQTPIDYLKGVGPNRADLLRKELGIHTYQDLINLFPNRYIDRTQYYKINQLQQNNADVQVIGKIIEFKEVAQKRGKRLVATFQDDTGTMELVWFRGQKWIRENLRLNKPYVAFGKTNWFSGKYNMPHPELELFEDHKKSIRSAMQPIYPSTEKLSNKGISNRVIIKIMEQLFIETGGKYTETLSEGLRAELKLINKSSALFNIHFPKSQELLAKAQFRLKFEELFYIQLQLIIKNLIHKSKIKGFPFEKVGDYFNTFFNEHLPFELTHAQKRVLKEIRADLGSNAQMNRLLQGDVGSGKTIVALMSMLIALDNGFQACLMAPTEILSVQHYNGLLEMCNNLNISISLLTGSSKTSERKKIHESLENGELQILIGTHALLEDKVKFKNLGLAIIDEQHRFGVAQRSKLWHKGSSSGEVGGAFIPPHVLVMTATPIPRTLAMSVYGDLDISVIDELPPGRKSIKTVHRYDKNRLNVFRFIRDEIKKGRQVYIVYPLIQESESMDYKDLMDGYESIARDFPMPEYQISIVHGKMKPADKEYEMQRFVKGETQIMVATTVIEVGVNVPNASVMIIESAERFGLSQLHQLRGRVGRGAEQSYCILMTGHKLSNDSKTRLETMVRTNDGFEIAEVDLRLRGPGDIMGTQQSGVLNLKIADIIKDNNILEHARYHAKHILKIDPTLSLPDNKVILNTYKRLSKYKNIWNYIS; translated from the coding sequence ATGAATACCAATCTTCAAACTCCCATAGATTACTTAAAAGGTGTTGGCCCAAATAGAGCCGATTTGCTTCGTAAAGAGTTAGGTATTCACACCTATCAAGATTTAATTAATTTATTTCCAAATCGTTACATCGACAGAACTCAGTATTACAAAATCAATCAACTGCAACAAAATAATGCCGACGTACAAGTAATTGGTAAAATAATTGAATTTAAAGAGGTGGCTCAAAAGCGTGGAAAACGCTTAGTAGCTACTTTTCAAGATGATACCGGTACGATGGAATTGGTATGGTTTAGAGGACAAAAATGGATTCGCGAAAACCTAAGATTAAACAAACCTTATGTAGCCTTTGGAAAAACCAATTGGTTTAGTGGTAAATACAATATGCCACATCCTGAATTAGAATTATTTGAAGACCACAAAAAAAGTATTCGTTCTGCGATGCAGCCTATTTATCCTTCAACAGAAAAATTATCGAATAAAGGTATTTCAAACAGAGTGATTATTAAAATCATGGAACAACTGTTTATTGAAACTGGAGGAAAATATACCGAGACCTTATCAGAAGGTCTAAGAGCAGAATTAAAATTAATAAACAAAAGTTCTGCGTTATTCAACATTCATTTTCCAAAGAGTCAAGAGTTACTTGCTAAAGCTCAATTTCGATTAAAATTTGAAGAATTATTTTATATTCAGCTGCAGTTAATTATTAAAAATTTAATTCATAAATCAAAAATTAAAGGCTTTCCATTTGAAAAAGTTGGTGACTATTTTAACACCTTTTTTAATGAACATTTACCCTTTGAATTAACCCATGCACAGAAACGTGTTTTAAAAGAAATTCGTGCCGATTTGGGCAGTAATGCACAAATGAATAGGCTTTTACAAGGCGATGTAGGTTCTGGCAAGACCATAGTCGCCCTAATGTCAATGTTAATAGCACTTGACAATGGTTTTCAAGCCTGTTTAATGGCTCCGACTGAAATTTTGTCAGTTCAGCACTATAACGGATTGTTAGAAATGTGTAATAATTTGAATATCAGCATTTCACTACTAACAGGTTCAAGTAAAACTTCAGAAAGAAAAAAAATTCATGAATCTTTAGAAAATGGCGAATTACAAATACTAATTGGTACTCATGCTTTACTTGAAGATAAGGTGAAATTTAAAAATTTAGGGCTTGCAATAATAGACGAACAACATCGATTTGGAGTCGCACAAAGAAGTAAATTATGGCATAAAGGAAGTTCTTCCGGGGAGGTTGGTGGGGCTTTTATCCCTCCACATGTTTTAGTCATGACCGCTACTCCTATTCCACGAACCTTAGCCATGTCTGTTTATGGCGACTTGGATATCTCTGTAATTGATGAATTACCACCAGGAAGGAAATCGATTAAAACAGTGCATCGCTATGATAAAAACAGACTAAATGTTTTCAGGTTTATTCGAGATGAAATAAAAAAAGGCAGACAAGTATACATTGTTTATCCGTTAATTCAAGAAAGCGAATCTATGGATTATAAAGATTTAATGGATGGCTATGAAAGTATTGCCAGAGACTTTCCTATGCCAGAATACCAAATCTCTATTGTTCATGGAAAAATGAAACCTGCCGATAAAGAATATGAAATGCAGCGCTTTGTTAAAGGTGAAACACAAATTATGGTTGCCACAACGGTTATTGAAGTTGGTGTAAATGTACCAAATGCATCTGTAATGATTATTGAAAGTGCAGAACGTTTTGGTTTATCGCAATTACACCAATTACGAGGTCGTGTGGGTCGTGGTGCCGAACAAAGCTATTGTATTCTAATGACCGGGCATAAATTAAGTAACGATAGTAAAACCCGCTTAGAAACCATGGTTAGAACCAATGATGGTTTTGAAATTGCCGAAGTAGATTTACGTTTACGCGGACCCGGAGATATTATGGGTACACAGCAAAGTGGTGTATTAAACTTAAAAATAGCCGACATCATCAAGGATAATAACATTCTTGAACATGCCAGATATCACGCAAAACATATTTTAAAAATAGATCCAACACTATCGCTTCCCGATAACAAAGTGATTTTAAATACTTACAAACGATTAAGTAAATACAAGAATATCTGGAATTATATAAGCTAA
- a CDS encoding DNA mismatch repair protein MutS → MIHIHEKTLQDLEFQTVLQQVSEHCVTPLGNEKALQISPYKTKEDLNIALKLTNEYLSSFYNDNRIPNHGFDPITKELKLLRIENTYLEVHGLKKIVSMSLTVNDIVTFLKKFEEYYPNLYSYASHIEVTKVIIEKVDGNVDRFGDIKDNASSLLLELRQSINKIKGKINASFTSALNTYHNLEYLDDIRESVVDNKRVLAVKAMYRRKVKGAIMGGSKTGSIVYIEPETTLQYSRELNNLEYEEQEEVIRILKEVTNFIRPFLPLLHDYQSFLIDIDVISAKAKYAKSMNAILPEFSEEKSMFLRDAYHPLLYLNNLEKKEKTFPQTIELKQDSRIIVISGPNAGGKSITLKTVGLLQVMLQSGILIPVHERSKVCLFDRILSDIGDNQSIENHLSTYSYRLKQMNYFLKKCNKNTLFLIDEFGTGSDPELGGALAETFLEEFYHREAFGIITTHYSNLKILANELPYMLNANMLFDERTLEPLFKLVIGQAGSSFTFEVAQKNGIPYSLINRAKKKIERSKVRFDATIAKLQKERSRLEKTGQSLKQNEKKKLEEADKLEEINLKIQKKLESYQELYDSNQRLIYLGQKVNDLAEKYFNNKQKRELMGELFKLVQIENSKRKKVSAKLKKQEKAKEKQVKQEIEKKVEVIRKKKKTEKALKAKQPPKPKPVLKVGDHVRMEDGRAIGSIDKIEKNKAVVNYGMFTTNVSLEQLELVEAVKK, encoded by the coding sequence ATGATTCATATTCACGAAAAAACATTACAAGATTTAGAGTTTCAAACGGTTTTACAACAAGTAAGCGAACATTGTGTAACGCCTTTAGGAAATGAAAAAGCATTACAAATTTCTCCTTATAAAACAAAGGAAGACCTTAATATTGCTTTAAAATTAACCAACGAATATCTCTCCTCATTTTATAACGATAATAGAATACCAAATCATGGTTTTGACCCTATAACTAAAGAATTAAAGTTATTACGTATTGAAAATACTTATTTAGAAGTTCATGGTTTAAAAAAAATTGTGTCAATGTCGTTAACCGTTAATGATATTGTAACATTTTTAAAGAAATTTGAAGAATATTACCCAAACCTTTATAGCTACGCATCTCATATAGAGGTTACCAAAGTAATTATTGAAAAAGTAGATGGTAATGTTGACCGTTTTGGAGATATTAAAGACAATGCATCGTCGCTTTTATTAGAATTAAGGCAATCTATAAACAAAATTAAAGGTAAAATAAATGCAAGTTTTACGAGCGCTTTAAACACCTATCATAATCTTGAATATTTAGATGATATTCGAGAGTCTGTGGTAGATAACAAACGGGTTTTAGCGGTAAAAGCTATGTATCGTCGTAAGGTTAAAGGAGCCATAATGGGTGGTAGTAAAACTGGTAGTATTGTTTACATAGAACCAGAAACCACGCTTCAATACTCAAGAGAGCTCAATAATCTAGAATACGAAGAACAAGAGGAAGTTATTAGAATTTTAAAAGAAGTAACCAATTTTATTCGTCCGTTTTTACCTTTACTTCATGACTATCAATCCTTTTTAATTGATATAGATGTGATTTCTGCGAAAGCGAAATACGCCAAATCTATGAATGCTATTCTTCCGGAATTTTCAGAAGAAAAAAGCATGTTTTTACGAGACGCTTATCACCCACTGCTCTACTTAAATAACTTAGAAAAGAAAGAAAAAACCTTTCCGCAGACTATAGAACTCAAACAAGATAGTAGAATAATTGTTATTTCTGGACCTAATGCTGGTGGAAAAAGTATTACTCTTAAAACAGTTGGTTTACTGCAAGTCATGTTACAAAGTGGTATATTAATTCCTGTTCATGAACGTAGTAAAGTGTGTTTATTTGATAGAATTTTAAGCGATATTGGTGATAATCAATCTATAGAAAACCACTTAAGCACCTATAGCTATCGTTTAAAGCAGATGAATTACTTCTTGAAAAAGTGTAATAAAAACACACTTTTTTTAATTGATGAATTTGGTACAGGTAGTGATCCTGAGCTTGGTGGCGCTTTAGCTGAAACCTTTTTAGAAGAATTTTACCATCGTGAAGCCTTTGGCATTATAACAACGCACTACTCCAACCTAAAAATATTAGCAAACGAGTTACCATATATGCTTAATGCCAATATGTTGTTTGATGAGCGTACTTTAGAACCACTTTTTAAACTCGTTATCGGTCAAGCCGGAAGTAGTTTTACTTTTGAAGTGGCACAGAAAAACGGTATTCCTTATAGTTTGATTAATCGTGCTAAAAAGAAGATTGAACGCAGTAAAGTACGTTTTGATGCTACTATTGCTAAACTTCAAAAAGAACGTTCCAGACTAGAAAAAACAGGACAGTCTTTAAAACAGAATGAAAAGAAGAAACTTGAAGAGGCCGATAAACTTGAGGAAATTAATTTAAAAATTCAAAAGAAGTTAGAAAGCTATCAAGAGTTGTACGACAGCAACCAAAGACTCATTTACCTAGGACAAAAAGTAAACGACCTTGCCGAAAAATACTTTAACAACAAGCAAAAACGCGAACTTATGGGCGAGTTATTTAAACTTGTTCAAATTGAAAACTCTAAACGTAAAAAAGTTTCAGCTAAACTAAAAAAGCAAGAAAAAGCTAAAGAAAAACAGGTAAAACAAGAGATTGAAAAGAAGGTTGAAGTCATTAGAAAAAAGAAAAAGACCGAGAAAGCACTTAAAGCTAAACAACCTCCAAAACCAAAACCTGTTTTAAAAGTTGGTGATCACGTACGTATGGAAGATGGACGAGCTATTGGTAGTATAGACAAGATTGAAAAAAACAAAGCCGTTGTTAACTACGGTATGTTTACCACAAATGTTAGTTTAGAGCAATTAGAACTGGTTGAAGCTGTAAAAAAGTAA
- a CDS encoding tetratricopeptide repeat protein, whose amino-acid sequence MRNLLAIFIAFIFINETAVAQNTKLIDSLRTELKQHKKDDSLKVIILTKLHEKLMFSKPEEAKMYAHMELDISKKIDYKKGIAVGNMHLGNYHGNRSENDSALFYYEKAKTMFTEINQTRGIIFVNHSLSDITRLKGDLDGAIKISKETLELIKTHEKEGDLKTKFIGAQHNALSNIYIEKGNYKIALIEAFKALKCFEDINHETRKADVLKQIGDIESGLGNHEASIDYFNQAIEIYERFEDKMYAAYAYNSLGISYQNLKDYNNATKNYELAISYSREVEDNLSLSNALHNQAELEIIKNNFTEAKKLLLDAKTIAEKEDLKLSLVNAYDGLAQVDYQTNIFLEALNNNQKAIEIAKSIGTLSHLKDLYKYRSKILQSLNNNSEALLYLESYQKLNDSLFNTTKSQQIEELKTIYETEKKETEIALQQKEIETLNQEVEISNLRKGLYAGGMFTFVAVSGLLFFGFKQRMKKNKIEREKQEAIYKQEIAFKKKELASQTLHLVQKSTFIQELKENLEKIKQSPQLFKVEFRRLVMLLKKESAEDKDWEVFKSYFSEVHNNFDNKLKEIYNNINEKEIRLASFIRMNLSTKEIASMLNVLPESVLKSKYRLKKKLNLDKETDLNVFLSNL is encoded by the coding sequence ATGAGAAATCTACTTGCAATTTTTATTGCTTTCATTTTTATAAATGAAACTGCAGTTGCTCAAAACACAAAACTGATAGATAGTTTAAGAACTGAACTTAAACAGCATAAAAAGGACGATTCTTTAAAAGTTATTATCCTTACCAAACTTCATGAAAAACTGATGTTTTCTAAACCCGAAGAAGCTAAAATGTATGCTCACATGGAATTGGATATTTCAAAAAAAATAGACTACAAAAAAGGTATAGCTGTTGGCAATATGCATTTGGGAAATTATCATGGTAATAGAAGTGAAAACGATTCTGCCCTATTCTATTACGAAAAAGCAAAAACCATGTTTACAGAAATTAACCAAACCAGAGGAATCATATTTGTAAATCATTCGTTATCAGATATCACAAGATTAAAAGGCGACTTAGATGGCGCAATAAAAATATCTAAAGAAACTCTAGAGCTAATAAAAACGCATGAAAAGGAAGGCGATTTAAAAACAAAATTTATAGGCGCACAGCACAATGCCTTATCCAATATTTATATAGAAAAAGGTAATTATAAAATTGCACTTATCGAGGCGTTTAAAGCGCTAAAATGCTTTGAAGATATAAACCACGAAACTAGAAAAGCTGATGTTTTAAAACAAATTGGCGATATTGAAAGTGGACTTGGAAATCATGAGGCATCAATAGATTATTTTAACCAAGCTATAGAAATTTATGAGCGCTTTGAAGATAAAATGTATGCTGCTTATGCTTATAATTCACTCGGTATTTCCTATCAAAATTTAAAAGATTATAACAATGCAACAAAAAATTATGAATTAGCCATTTCATATTCGCGAGAAGTTGAGGATAATTTATCACTATCCAATGCTTTACATAATCAAGCAGAGTTAGAAATTATTAAAAACAACTTTACTGAGGCAAAAAAGTTATTGCTGGACGCCAAAACCATTGCAGAAAAAGAAGACCTTAAACTTAGTTTAGTGAATGCTTATGATGGTTTAGCACAAGTTGATTATCAAACTAATATATTTTTAGAAGCTTTAAATAATAACCAAAAAGCGATTGAAATAGCCAAATCTATTGGTACACTCTCGCATTTAAAAGACCTTTACAAATACCGTTCTAAGATTTTACAAAGCTTAAATAATAATTCTGAAGCACTTTTATATTTAGAATCCTATCAAAAGCTTAACGATAGCTTATTCAATACTACAAAATCGCAACAAATTGAAGAGCTAAAAACTATTTACGAAACCGAGAAAAAAGAAACAGAAATTGCTTTACAACAAAAAGAGATTGAAACTTTAAATCAGGAAGTTGAAATAAGCAATTTACGTAAAGGGCTTTATGCTGGTGGTATGTTTACCTTTGTTGCAGTTTCAGGATTGTTGTTTTTTGGATTTAAACAGCGTATGAAGAAAAACAAAATTGAACGCGAAAAACAAGAAGCTATTTACAAACAGGAAATTGCCTTTAAAAAGAAAGAATTAGCATCGCAAACGCTTCATTTGGTTCAAAAAAGCACATTTATACAAGAATTAAAAGAGAATTTGGAAAAAATAAAACAATCGCCTCAACTATTTAAAGTCGAGTTCAGGCGTTTAGTTATGTTGCTTAAAAAAGAAAGTGCCGAAGATAAAGATTGGGAAGTCTTTAAATCTTATTTCTCTGAAGTACACAACAATTTTGATAATAAGCTTAAAGAAATCTATAACAACATTAATGAAAAAGAAATAAGACTCGCTTCTTTTATACGTATGAACCTATCTACAAAAGAAATTGCATCGATGCTTAACGTATTACCAGAAAGTGTTTTAAAGAGCAAATATCGTCTTAAAAAGAAGCTTAATTTAGATAAGGAAACCGATTTAAATGTCTTTTTAAGTAATCTGTAA
- a CDS encoding thiol-disulfide oxidoreductase DCC family protein, which translates to MINLPKHKKLILFDGVCNLCNSSVQYVIKHDKKNRFMFAALQSEVGKSIIEKFNIDTQKTDSILLYSPEKGIDYKSTAALKIAYHLGFPISLMSVFFIVPAFIRNWVYDVIAKNRYKWFGKKSACMIPTPELKSKFLE; encoded by the coding sequence ATGATAAATCTACCTAAACATAAAAAGCTAATTCTGTTTGATGGGGTTTGCAACCTATGCAACTCTTCTGTGCAATATGTTATAAAACACGACAAGAAAAATCGGTTTATGTTTGCTGCATTACAAAGTGAGGTTGGTAAAAGCATTATTGAAAAATTCAATATAGATACCCAAAAAACAGATTCTATTTTATTGTACTCACCAGAAAAAGGTATCGATTACAAAAGTACAGCAGCTTTAAAAATTGCGTATCACTTGGGGTTTCCTATTAGTTTAATGAGTGTGTTTTTTATAGTTCCAGCATTTATTCGCAATTGGGTTTACGATGTTATAGCTAAAAATCGCTACAAGTGGTTTGGTAAAAAATCGGCTTGTATGATTCCTACTCCAGAGCTTAAAAGTAAATTTTTAGAGTAA
- a CDS encoding GIY-YIG nuclease family protein has protein sequence MLHNYYIYITTNQYRTTLYIGFTNNIQRRLSQHHFDSINAKKSFAGKYGCVYLVYYEVFDFPKQAIAREKELKKWRREKKNKLISDFNPKWETLNNQVF, from the coding sequence ATGCTACATAATTATTATATTTATATAACTACAAATCAATACAGAACCACACTGTATATAGGCTTTACCAATAACATTCAACGAAGATTATCTCAACATCATTTTGATAGTATTAACGCAAAAAAATCTTTTGCAGGTAAATATGGTTGTGTTTATTTAGTTTATTATGAGGTTTTTGATTTTCCCAAGCAAGCTATTGCAAGAGAGAAAGAACTAAAAAAATGGAGAAGAGAAAAGAAGAATAAATTGATAAGTGATTTTAACCCCAAATGGGAAACGTTAAACAATCAAGTATTTTAA
- a CDS encoding serine hydrolase, giving the protein MKSHSNFSRLKMGFLTLALLLISSIGFAQNKAEQIENLINKYVEYGKFNGSVLVSDQGKVVFKKGFGMANMEWDIPNQSNTKHRLGSITKQFTAMLILQLAAEGKLDLQAPITTYLPDYPKATGDKITTHHLLTHTAGIPNYTSFPGFFKDESRNPYKPVDFTEKFSGKDLEFEPGERFNYSNSGYFLLGVIIETLSGKTYEQMLHDKIFKPLNMNDTGYDNHDDILKNRATGYEKEGGKLINSKYLDMSIPYAAGSMYSTVEDLYLWDQALYTNKLLPQKYMDMYFKGYIQAFGNAKYAYGWGVGYDKIGTSNDSIYTIGHGGGINGFNTNISRATQDKSLVVLLNNTGGAPLNEMTQSIRGILHGKPYDMPKKSVATELLDAIHKQGIEAGIARYNAIKDSKTYNLNEGEMNRIGYQLMGEDKTEEAAEVFKLNIEAFPKSSNVYDSYAEALMNLGQNELAIKHYKTSVTMNPNNTNGIEQLKKLGADVSEFEKEIIINDAILESYVGKYQLMPNFIITITKEDKQMKAQATGQPQFDIYPKTEHEFYLKVVNAQLTFNKNDAGIVESVTLFQGGQELTGKRVEE; this is encoded by the coding sequence ATGAAATCACATTCAAACTTCTCTAGATTAAAAATGGGATTTTTAACACTAGCATTACTACTAATAAGCAGCATTGGTTTTGCTCAAAACAAAGCAGAACAAATAGAAAACCTCATCAACAAATATGTGGAATATGGCAAATTTAACGGCTCCGTTTTGGTTTCAGATCAAGGCAAAGTTGTATTTAAAAAAGGATTTGGAATGGCGAATATGGAATGGGACATTCCTAACCAATCCAACACCAAACACCGTTTAGGCTCCATTACCAAACAATTTACTGCAATGCTTATTCTGCAATTGGCAGCCGAAGGTAAATTAGACTTACAAGCGCCAATCACCACCTATTTACCAGATTACCCAAAAGCTACGGGCGACAAAATTACCACACACCATTTGCTTACACACACCGCTGGAATACCAAACTACACGTCTTTTCCTGGGTTTTTTAAAGACGAAAGCCGAAACCCATACAAACCGGTAGATTTCACCGAAAAATTTTCAGGTAAAGATTTAGAGTTCGAACCTGGAGAACGTTTTAACTACAGCAACTCAGGCTATTTTCTTTTGGGTGTTATCATTGAAACACTATCTGGTAAAACTTACGAGCAAATGCTTCATGATAAGATTTTTAAACCACTTAACATGAACGACACGGGTTACGACAATCATGACGATATTTTAAAAAACAGAGCCACTGGCTACGAAAAAGAAGGTGGTAAACTTATAAACTCCAAATATTTAGACATGAGCATTCCTTACGCTGCTGGTTCTATGTATTCTACCGTAGAAGATTTATACCTCTGGGATCAAGCTTTGTACACCAACAAACTGTTACCACAAAAATATATGGATATGTATTTTAAAGGCTACATTCAAGCCTTTGGTAATGCAAAATACGCTTACGGTTGGGGCGTTGGCTACGATAAAATCGGGACGTCCAACGATAGTATTTACACCATTGGTCATGGTGGTGGTATAAACGGGTTTAACACCAATATATCCAGAGCAACGCAAGATAAATCGTTAGTGGTGTTGTTAAACAATACCGGTGGCGCTCCGTTAAACGAAATGACGCAATCTATACGCGGTATTTTACATGGTAAGCCTTACGATATGCCTAAAAAATCGGTAGCTACAGAACTTCTTGATGCTATTCATAAACAAGGCATTGAAGCAGGAATTGCACGTTATAACGCCATTAAAGACTCTAAAACGTATAATTTAAATGAAGGTGAAATGAATAGAATTGGCTACCAGCTTATGGGTGAAGACAAAACTGAAGAAGCCGCAGAAGTATTTAAATTAAATATTGAAGCCTTCCCAAAGTCATCTAACGTGTACGATAGTTATGCCGAAGCCTTAATGAATTTAGGCCAAAACGAATTGGCTATTAAACATTACAAAACCTCGGTAACTATGAACCCTAATAACACCAACGGTATAGAGCAATTAAAAAAACTGGGCGCCGATGTAAGCGAATTTGAAAAAGAAATAATTATAAACGATGCTATTTTAGAAAGCTATGTCGGCAAATACCAGCTTATGCCTAATTTTATAATTACCATTACTAAAGAAGACAAGCAAATGAAAGCACAAGCCACAGGGCAACCACAGTTTGATATTTACCCGAAAACAGAACATGAGTTTTACCTAAAAGTGGTAAATGCACAACTTACTTTTAATAAAAACGACGCTGGCATTGTAGAAAGTGTAACGCTTTTTCAAGGTGGGCAAGAACTTACAGGTAAACGTGTAGAAGAATAA
- a CDS encoding serine hydrolase — protein MKYLTTIIILCTLVGCSKTIKTNQIQRIDGSSISETQLDEQIKTLVDTANVTGLTVTIFNQDTIAYQKAFGYSNFNKKDSLNINHVFYGASLSKSVFGYIVAQLANEGIIDLDKPLQDYLDIPLPKMEFDRTWRGFGNLENDDRYKDITARMCLSHTTGFPNWRWISRTNQFQPEVETIHFYFDPGTEYSYSGEGIRLLQIVVEKITGIGLEQLAKERVFEPLGMDMTSYIWRERFENKYCYGHTTAQKVIDKDTEDDAGAAGSMETTPVDYSKFLSKIMALSSQNSNVTNLMFTPNIRITSKKQFGQEAMEKTNANDSIALSYGLGWGLLKSPYGDGYFKEGHGEGFQHYSIIFPEKRIGILLMSNSDNAESIFKDVLALGIADTYTPWYWEDYIPYNMK, from the coding sequence ATGAAATATTTAACTACCATCATTATACTTTGCACGCTTGTAGGCTGTTCAAAAACAATCAAAACAAACCAAATTCAACGTATAGATGGTTCATCAATATCAGAAACACAATTAGACGAGCAAATTAAAACTCTTGTTGACACCGCCAATGTAACAGGATTAACGGTTACCATTTTTAATCAAGATACGATTGCCTATCAAAAGGCATTTGGGTATTCAAATTTTAATAAAAAAGATAGTTTAAATATTAACCACGTATTCTATGGCGCTTCTTTAAGTAAATCTGTTTTTGGTTATATAGTTGCGCAACTGGCTAACGAAGGTATTATAGACCTCGATAAACCTTTACAAGACTATTTAGATATTCCTCTTCCTAAAATGGAATTTGATAGAACATGGCGAGGTTTTGGAAATCTTGAAAATGATGACCGATATAAAGATATAACCGCACGAATGTGTTTATCGCATACCACAGGTTTTCCTAATTGGAGATGGATTAGCAGAACCAACCAATTTCAACCAGAGGTAGAAACAATTCATTTTTATTTTGACCCCGGAACCGAGTATAGTTATTCTGGAGAAGGCATTAGATTGCTACAAATAGTCGTTGAAAAAATCACAGGAATCGGGCTAGAGCAATTGGCTAAAGAACGTGTTTTCGAGCCTTTAGGTATGGATATGACGAGCTATATATGGCGCGAGCGTTTTGAAAACAAGTATTGTTATGGGCACACAACAGCACAAAAAGTAATTGATAAAGACACCGAAGATGACGCTGGAGCTGCAGGTTCTATGGAGACAACGCCCGTTGATTATTCAAAATTTCTATCAAAAATAATGGCATTGAGCTCACAAAACTCTAATGTAACTAATTTAATGTTTACACCCAATATTCGCATTACTTCAAAGAAACAATTTGGGCAAGAAGCCATGGAAAAAACAAATGCCAACGATAGTATAGCTTTAAGTTACGGTTTAGGTTGGGGTTTATTAAAATCGCCATATGGTGATGGTTATTTTAAAGAAGGTCATGGCGAAGGCTTCCAGCACTATTCAATTATATTTCCTGAAAAGCGTATTGGTATACTTTTAATGTCTAATAGTGATAATGCCGAAAGTATCTTTAAGGATGTATTAGCATTAGGAATTGCAGATACATACACGCCTTGGTATTGGGAAGACTATATTCCTTATAACATGAAATAG